Proteins co-encoded in one Candidatus Binatia bacterium genomic window:
- a CDS encoding FlgD immunoglobulin-like domain containing protein produces the protein MRPLRSRIVFLALVLAAAIPASAHAARTAPAGVEPPPAGVVRNQASSLELMPPGMKPGRIQRAPAAGETLYVFRDSLETRSSPNNEGGWSHYDQSLKPTAWHVDSLLSCQGAAWWCGLVDSTWIYDTNRAGYDNDWTQYLSNIVDLSGIPAGTPVTLGFRHRFNAEPLYDFGSVQIFDPDDADWNNLATFTGAVPNNQNNCDTVTVVIPDSTRLKYNPVSFRFKFTSDVGYSSADGLYNGDGWIIDNVTIKAGTDVRLFDDGHGNAGHWSVTTNPGVGDLFWLSGNLFTEDVCSSNTSKVWTGWDPVVQSLVPRMDDLLNMPPVAINRASDAFVEFDVYRNLPLQACFYYHLNFRTKNVGGNWSAWQDPTFFVYYGGSKDWARQRIPLPGAGEHDSLQVQLGLRDYSATFCDGISSPNGVYAFFDNVAIGVIGTAPPSFVVRDLDLFNDTFSTTPFYKDDNFNSAVGDTTVVNVNTSLGYKQGFLFYRTAPSGAFSSTPLVNVAPAIPTRFYADVPAASYAAGTTLQYYFSATDSMNNTATYPTDAVSAQHYLTASILPLKTATNPGNGCFDSLATILFVNHFSGRETSPRIADALKALGYKFDTWDVNGPSSGVGNCLGGSDPNDIQYHWPPTNVASLTQYKTIIWHSGDLSSFTITPQDEAVLQSWIQQSGRDRNLWITGDDVGYELTASGADYNSFMGFTAGARYLRDSWETQPADTLHPMVSGVAGGPAAGRFFHLNGDCPIINKFDLITPSNQAQSGGKWGVLLRYPNTQPAATRYATKYVSFGTDSARAVFMGFSFNSIEEGGERLQLAKAITQSYFLENPCYSPTAVLEDPAGQAPPVRTQLFQNAPNPFNPATTIRFSVAQRGPVRIDIFDVGGRHVRTLVEKSYEPGVYTARWDGVDDGGRPLASGAYFYRMTAPGASDAKKLILLR, from the coding sequence ATGCGCCCGCTTCGTAGCCGCATTGTCTTCCTCGCCCTCGTTCTCGCCGCCGCGATTCCGGCGTCGGCTCATGCGGCCCGCACGGCGCCCGCCGGAGTCGAACCGCCCCCGGCCGGAGTCGTGCGGAATCAGGCATCGTCGCTCGAGCTCATGCCCCCGGGGATGAAACCGGGCCGCATCCAGCGCGCGCCCGCGGCCGGTGAGACGCTCTATGTGTTTCGCGACAGCCTGGAGACGCGATCCAGCCCCAACAACGAGGGGGGCTGGTCGCACTACGACCAGTCGCTCAAGCCGACGGCGTGGCACGTCGACAGCCTGCTGAGCTGCCAGGGAGCGGCTTGGTGGTGTGGGCTCGTCGACTCGACCTGGATCTACGACACGAATCGGGCGGGCTACGACAACGACTGGACGCAGTACCTCTCCAACATCGTCGACCTGAGCGGGATTCCGGCCGGAACGCCGGTGACGCTCGGATTCCGGCACCGGTTCAACGCCGAGCCGCTGTACGATTTCGGCAGCGTCCAGATCTTCGATCCCGACGACGCCGACTGGAACAATCTCGCGACGTTCACGGGAGCGGTCCCGAACAATCAGAACAACTGCGACACCGTGACCGTCGTCATCCCCGACTCGACCCGGCTCAAGTACAACCCGGTCTCCTTCCGATTCAAGTTCACGTCGGACGTCGGATATTCCTCGGCCGACGGGCTCTACAACGGGGATGGCTGGATCATCGACAACGTCACGATCAAGGCGGGAACCGACGTCCGGCTGTTCGACGACGGCCACGGCAACGCGGGCCACTGGTCGGTCACGACGAATCCGGGCGTGGGAGACCTCTTCTGGCTGAGCGGCAACCTCTTCACCGAGGACGTCTGCTCCAGCAACACGTCGAAGGTCTGGACCGGGTGGGATCCCGTCGTCCAGTCCCTGGTCCCCCGCATGGACGACCTCTTGAACATGCCCCCCGTCGCGATCAACCGGGCGTCGGACGCGTTCGTGGAATTCGACGTCTACCGGAACCTGCCGCTCCAGGCGTGCTTCTACTACCACCTGAACTTCCGCACGAAGAACGTGGGCGGGAATTGGAGCGCGTGGCAGGATCCGACCTTCTTCGTCTACTACGGCGGCAGCAAGGACTGGGCGCGGCAGCGGATTCCGCTCCCCGGCGCGGGCGAGCACGATTCGCTTCAGGTCCAGCTGGGCCTGCGCGACTACTCGGCCACCTTCTGCGACGGCATCTCCTCGCCGAACGGCGTCTATGCGTTCTTCGACAACGTCGCCATCGGCGTGATCGGCACGGCGCCACCGTCGTTCGTGGTGCGCGATCTCGATCTCTTCAACGATACGTTCTCGACGACGCCGTTCTACAAGGACGACAACTTCAACAGCGCCGTCGGCGACACGACGGTGGTCAACGTGAACACGTCGCTGGGGTACAAGCAGGGGTTCCTGTTCTACCGGACGGCTCCGAGCGGCGCCTTCAGCTCCACGCCGCTCGTCAACGTCGCGCCGGCGATCCCGACCCGCTTCTACGCCGACGTGCCCGCCGCGAGCTATGCGGCCGGCACGACGCTGCAGTACTACTTCTCCGCCACCGACAGCATGAACAACACGGCGACCTATCCGACCGACGCCGTCTCGGCGCAGCACTACCTGACCGCGTCGATCCTGCCCCTCAAGACGGCCACCAACCCCGGAAACGGCTGCTTCGACAGCCTGGCCACCATTCTGTTCGTGAACCACTTCTCCGGTCGCGAGACGTCGCCACGGATCGCCGACGCGCTGAAGGCGCTGGGGTACAAGTTCGATACCTGGGACGTGAACGGACCGAGCAGCGGCGTGGGGAACTGCCTGGGAGGCTCCGATCCCAACGACATCCAGTACCACTGGCCCCCGACCAACGTCGCCTCGCTGACGCAATACAAGACGATCATCTGGCACTCGGGGGATCTCTCGTCGTTCACGATCACACCGCAGGACGAGGCGGTCTTGCAGTCGTGGATCCAGCAATCCGGACGGGACCGGAACCTCTGGATCACCGGCGACGACGTGGGGTACGAGCTGACGGCCAGCGGCGCCGATTACAACAGCTTCATGGGATTCACCGCCGGAGCGCGCTACCTGCGCGACAGCTGGGAGACGCAGCCCGCCGATACGCTCCACCCGATGGTCTCGGGCGTGGCCGGCGGTCCGGCCGCCGGGCGGTTCTTCCACCTGAACGGGGACTGCCCCATCATCAACAAGTTCGACCTCATCACTCCCTCCAACCAGGCGCAGTCCGGCGGCAAGTGGGGCGTCCTGCTCCGCTACCCGAACACGCAGCCCGCCGCCACGCGCTATGCCACGAAGTACGTCTCGTTCGGCACCGACAGCGCGCGGGCCGTCTTCATGGGATTCAGCTTCAACTCGATCGAGGAGGGCGGCGAGCGCCTTCAGCTGGCCAAGGCGATCACGCAGAGCTATTTCCTGGAGAACCCCTGCTACTCGCCGACGGCGGTGCTCGAGGATCCCGCGGGCCAGGCTCCGCCCGTTCGCACGCAGCTCTTCCAGAACGCGCCCAACCCGTTCAACCCGGCCACCACGATCCGCTTCTCGGTGGCGCAGCGCGGCCCCGTCCGGATCGACATCTTCGACGTCGGCGGCCGCCACGTGCGCACCCTCGTCGAGAAATCCTACGAGCCGGGCGTGTACACCGCGCGCTGGGACGGCGTGGACGACGGCGGCCGGCCGCTCGCGAGCGGCGCCTACTTCTATCGCATGACGGCACCGGGCGCCTCCGACGCCAAGAAGCTCATTCTGCTCCGCTGA
- a CDS encoding lamin tail domain-containing protein, translating into MFRPSLAALALAACLSAPGAPPPLGPAQARADLVLNEVLYDPAGTDDGNEWVELWNPGPSPVALAGVVIETADGSRPDVWTAAYRGASADTIPPRAPFLVRSLSSALQNGPDALRLVRDGVVLDLLGYGALEAASLSLGAPAPDAASGHSLARRVDGAGAQSNADDWEEEPAPTPGRANHPDERVALVPGGTSLDPVVPWPGETVVLRARIVNRGRLPLAASRWRLLAEWEDASPSGAGRGEALPAAVARGVALAPGESASVDLRLEAATAGPLRVRLRAAPAEGAAPASDLADTAWISGRTLAAPAVVNEIEFHDAGAGEWVELWFRDVVPDVGALALSDGSSPPRPVARGAVPRAATAGTLLVIAQDPAAVRARYGLDSTTVLGLAGSWPALNDGDGPDGFADLVRVMGSDSIPCDVIRYDARAVSRGGSLERLSPDLPGHQPGTFGECVDPARATPGRPNSLRAPEGGFAPRGALLLASGRLLRRGADRPPLLFRLTPEARGRSLVVQVYDLLGRRVRTLVAGQRYASEGAFAWDGRDAGGAWVRPGLYVVAAEAVAEDGRGPRRTAIPVAVSAAGTAR; encoded by the coding sequence ATGTTCCGCCCGTCGCTCGCGGCGCTCGCCCTCGCCGCTTGCCTCTCCGCGCCCGGCGCGCCGCCGCCGCTCGGCCCCGCGCAAGCCCGCGCTGATCTCGTGCTGAACGAAGTGCTCTACGATCCCGCCGGCACCGACGATGGGAACGAGTGGGTCGAGCTGTGGAATCCCGGGCCCTCGCCGGTCGCGCTCGCGGGCGTCGTGATCGAGACGGCGGACGGCTCGCGCCCGGATGTCTGGACCGCGGCCTACCGCGGGGCTTCCGCCGACACCATCCCTCCGCGCGCGCCGTTTCTCGTCCGGAGCCTCTCGAGCGCGCTGCAGAACGGGCCGGACGCGCTGCGCCTCGTGCGCGACGGCGTCGTTCTCGACCTGCTCGGCTATGGCGCGCTCGAAGCGGCATCGCTCTCCCTGGGAGCCCCCGCGCCCGACGCGGCGTCGGGCCACAGCCTGGCCCGGCGCGTGGACGGGGCGGGCGCGCAGAGCAACGCCGACGACTGGGAAGAGGAGCCGGCGCCCACGCCCGGGCGCGCGAACCACCCGGACGAGCGGGTCGCGCTCGTGCCGGGCGGTACGAGCCTCGATCCCGTCGTGCCCTGGCCCGGCGAAACGGTCGTGCTCCGCGCGCGCATCGTCAATCGCGGCCGGCTTCCGCTGGCCGCCTCGCGCTGGCGGCTCTTGGCGGAATGGGAGGACGCCTCGCCGAGCGGCGCCGGGCGCGGAGAGGCGCTCCCCGCGGCCGTCGCGCGGGGCGTGGCGCTCGCGCCGGGAGAGAGCGCGTCGGTCGACCTCCGCCTCGAAGCCGCGACGGCGGGGCCGCTCCGCGTGCGCCTGCGCGCGGCGCCCGCGGAGGGGGCAGCGCCCGCGTCCGATCTCGCCGACACCGCCTGGATCTCCGGACGGACCCTCGCCGCGCCCGCCGTGGTGAACGAGATCGAATTCCACGATGCCGGCGCGGGGGAGTGGGTGGAGCTCTGGTTTCGCGACGTGGTGCCGGACGTCGGCGCTCTCGCGCTATCCGACGGCTCCTCGCCGCCGCGGCCGGTCGCGCGCGGGGCGGTCCCGCGCGCGGCGACGGCGGGGACGCTCCTGGTCATCGCCCAGGATCCCGCGGCCGTGCGCGCCCGGTATGGACTGGATTCGACGACGGTGCTCGGCCTCGCCGGCTCCTGGCCGGCCTTGAACGACGGCGACGGCCCGGACGGCTTCGCCGATCTCGTGCGCGTGATGGGGTCCGACTCCATTCCCTGCGACGTGATCCGCTACGACGCGCGGGCGGTCTCGCGGGGCGGGAGTCTGGAGCGGCTCTCCCCCGATCTGCCGGGCCATCAGCCCGGGACCTTCGGCGAGTGCGTGGATCCGGCGCGGGCGACCCCGGGCCGGCCCAATTCGCTCCGCGCCCCCGAGGGGGGCTTCGCTCCGCGCGGCGCGCTCTTGCTCGCGAGCGGGCGCCTGCTTCGCCGCGGGGCCGATAGGCCGCCGCTTCTCTTCCGTCTCACGCCGGAAGCGCGCGGACGCTCGCTCGTCGTCCAGGTCTACGATCTTCTCGGGCGCCGCGTGCGCACCCTGGTGGCGGGGCAGCGCTACGCCAGCGAGGGCGCATTCGCGTGGGACGGCCGCGACGCCGGCGGAGCGTGGGTGCGCCCCGGACTCTACGTCGTCGCGGCCGAGGCCGTCGCGGAGGACGGGCGCGGACCGCGGCGCACGGCGATCCCGGTCGCGGTGTCGGCGGCAGGGACCGCCCGGTGA
- a CDS encoding pyridoxal phosphate-dependent aminotransferase, translating into MSQLGTETAFEVLAKARALEAKGRSVVHLEIGEPDFDTPAAIRAAAVRALEEGFTHYGPSAGLPEVREAIAAHIARDRKLTVAADQVVVTPGGKPVLTFAVLACVNPGDEVIVPNPGFPIYESAVRFAGGTPVSLALREERGFRFGAADVEALITPRTKMLILNSPHNPTGSVLDPSDLDQIAALLKGKDIWVLSDEIYSKILYDGVHESIATRPGMQERTILLDGFSKTYAMTGWRLGYGVMNPTLAKHVARLATNVYSCATSFVQRVAPTALGGPQDEVKAMVAEFRRRRDAIVAGLNEVPGVTCAKPSGAFYVFPNVKGLGMKSSEVEHALLEEGGVAALSGTAFGSFGEGYLRFSYANSIDNIREGLKRFGAFVESHSKAAR; encoded by the coding sequence ATGAGCCAGCTGGGAACGGAGACCGCCTTCGAGGTGCTCGCCAAGGCGCGGGCGCTCGAGGCGAAGGGACGCTCCGTCGTGCATCTCGAGATCGGAGAGCCGGACTTCGACACGCCGGCCGCGATTCGCGCGGCGGCGGTGCGCGCGCTGGAGGAGGGATTCACCCACTACGGCCCCTCGGCGGGCCTGCCGGAAGTGCGCGAGGCGATCGCGGCCCACATCGCGCGGGACCGCAAGCTGACGGTGGCCGCCGACCAGGTCGTGGTGACGCCCGGCGGAAAGCCGGTGCTCACCTTCGCGGTGCTCGCCTGCGTCAATCCGGGCGACGAGGTGATCGTTCCCAACCCGGGCTTCCCGATCTACGAGTCGGCGGTCCGCTTCGCCGGCGGCACGCCGGTCTCGCTCGCGCTGCGCGAGGAGCGCGGCTTCCGCTTCGGCGCGGCCGACGTGGAGGCGCTGATCACCCCGCGCACGAAGATGCTGATCCTGAACTCGCCGCACAATCCGACCGGATCGGTTCTCGACCCCTCCGACCTCGATCAGATCGCCGCCCTCCTGAAGGGCAAGGACATCTGGGTCCTCTCGGACGAGATCTACTCGAAGATCCTGTACGACGGGGTGCACGAATCGATCGCGACACGCCCCGGCATGCAGGAGCGCACGATCCTCCTCGACGGCTTCTCCAAGACCTATGCCATGACCGGCTGGCGGCTGGGCTACGGCGTCATGAACCCAACCCTCGCCAAACATGTCGCGCGGCTGGCCACGAACGTCTATTCGTGCGCCACGTCGTTCGTGCAGCGGGTGGCGCCGACGGCGCTGGGCGGGCCGCAGGACGAGGTGAAGGCGATGGTGGCCGAGTTCCGCCGCCGGCGCGACGCGATCGTGGCGGGGTTGAACGAGGTTCCGGGCGTCACGTGCGCCAAGCCCTCGGGGGCGTTCTACGTGTTCCCGAACGTGAAGGGGCTCGGGATGAAGTCCTCCGAGGTGGAGCACGCGCTCCTGGAGGAAGGGGGCGTCGCGGCGCTCTCGGGAACGGCGTTCGGCTCGTTCGGCGAGGGCTACCTGCGCTTCTCCTACGCCAACTCGATCGACAACATCCGGGAGGGATTGAAGCGCTTCGGCGCCTTCGTCGAGAGCCACAGCAAGGCCGCGCGATGA